The genomic interval CTGGACGTCGGGGGGCGGACGCGGTTAGGTATACCTAACCGCGAGCTGGATACCATGTGACCACGCCGGACACCGCGGACGCAACACCATGCCGACACCTTGTCGGAACGCTCAGGCGGACAGCGAACCCAGCTCCGCCCCCGCCCAGCGCGCGCCGAGCCCCCGCACGGTCACGTGCCGGACCTCGTCCGTGGTGTCGCCGACCGCACGGTGGATGACGACGTACAGCCGGTCCTCGGTCAGCTCCTCGACCTTGCCCTCGCCCCACTCCACGACGACCACCGACTCGGGCAGCGAGACGTCGAGGTCGAGGTCCTCCATCTCGTCGAGCCCGCCGGACAGCCGGTAGGCGTCGACGTGCACCAGCGGCGGACCGTCCCCCAGCGGGGGGTGCACCCGGGCGATGACGAACGTCGGCGAGGTCACCGCGCCCCGCACCCCGAGCCCTTCGCCCAGCCCACGCGTCAGGGTCGTCTTGCCGGCCCCCAGCTCGCCGGAGAGCAGCACGAGGTCGCCCGCGCGCAGCAGCTTGGCGAGCCGCCGCCCGAGGTCGCGCATCTGCTCGGGGGAGGTGACGGTCAGTTCAGCCGGGGTGTGCGGTGCTGCTGCTTCCATAGCCACCCACGGTAGCTCCTGCGGGCACGGCGCCCGCGCGGACGAGCAGGTCGGCGAGACGGTCGGTCACCTGTTCGGGGTGCTCCAGCATCACCAGGTGCCCGGCGTCCGGCACGAGCACCAGCTCGGCCTCGGGCAGCAGATCGGCGATGGCCTCGCTGTGCTCGCTCGGGGTCACGAGATCCCCCACCCCGGCGAGCACCAGCACGGGCAGCTCCGCGAAGTGCGCCAGCGCCTCCGCCTTGTCGTGATCGCCAAAGGCCGGATAGTACTCGGCCACCACGTCGATCGGCGTCGACTCGATCATCCGCTCGGCGAACCGGGCGACGGCGGGATCCACGTCCCGCGACGCGAACGAGTACCGCTTCACGACCCCGGCGAACAGATCGGCCGTCGCCCGCCGCCCCTTCTCCACCAGCTCGGCCCGCTGCCCCAGCGCCTTCAGCACCCCGGGCAGCACCCGCCGCACCGCGTTGACCCCGGCCACCGGCAGCCCGAAGTTGACCTCCCCCAGCCGCCCCGACGACGTCCCCACCAAGGCGGCCCCCACGCACCGCTCCCGAACCAGCTCCGGGAACTGCTCGGCGAGCGCCATCACGGTCATCCCGCCCATGGAGTGCCCGACCAGCACCAGCGGTCCCTCAGGAGCGGCCGCGTCGATCACGGCCTTCAGATCACGCCCGAGCTGCTCGATGGTGACCGGCTCCCCGCGCTCCATCTGCGCGGCGCCCCGCGCCGAACGCCCGTGACTGCGCTGGTCCCAGTGCACGGTCCGCACCACACCGCGCAGCGCGGCCCGCTGGAAGTGCCAGGAATCCTGGCTGAGGCAGTACCCGTGGCTGAACACCACGGTCACCGGCGCGGGCGCCCGCCGCCCGAACAACCGCCGCCGCCGCCCTTCCTGCGCCTCGGGCTCTACCTCGTCGACCTCGTAGTACAGCTCGGTGCCGTCGTCGGCGTACGCCTTGCCGGGCATGCCGCGCAGGGAGCCGTACGGCCCCGCCGAGTCCAGGACCAGCCGGGCCTTGCGGCGTATGCCCCGGCCGACCGTCATCCGCTCGACGGCGACACCGGCGGCGGCCCCGGTGGCCAGCACGCCTATCGCGAGGCCCGCGACACCGGTCGCCCGGCGCCATCCCCCGGCGGACGCGGCCGTCACGGCCTGCGCACTGCTCTCGCTCACGTACCGCTCCTCTTCCCCGGACCCCACGCAAGGGCCCTTACCCGCTCTCTTCCCCGTTCACGTGAACACGCGGGACACGGCT from Streptomyces sp. DH-12 carries:
- a CDS encoding alpha/beta hydrolase, coding for MSESSAQAVTAASAGGWRRATGVAGLAIGVLATGAAAGVAVERMTVGRGIRRKARLVLDSAGPYGSLRGMPGKAYADDGTELYYEVDEVEPEAQEGRRRRLFGRRAPAPVTVVFSHGYCLSQDSWHFQRAALRGVVRTVHWDQRSHGRSARGAAQMERGEPVTIEQLGRDLKAVIDAAAPEGPLVLVGHSMGGMTVMALAEQFPELVRERCVGAALVGTSSGRLGEVNFGLPVAGVNAVRRVLPGVLKALGQRAELVEKGRRATADLFAGVVKRYSFASRDVDPAVARFAERMIESTPIDVVAEYYPAFGDHDKAEALAHFAELPVLVLAGVGDLVTPSEHSEAIADLLPEAELVLVPDAGHLVMLEHPEQVTDRLADLLVRAGAVPAGATVGGYGSSSTAHPG
- the tsaE gene encoding tRNA (adenosine(37)-N6)-threonylcarbamoyltransferase complex ATPase subunit type 1 TsaE, which produces MEAAAPHTPAELTVTSPEQMRDLGRRLAKLLRAGDLVLLSGELGAGKTTLTRGLGEGLGVRGAVTSPTFVIARVHPPLGDGPPLVHVDAYRLSGGLDEMEDLDLDVSLPESVVVVEWGEGKVEELTEDRLYVVIHRAVGDTTDEVRHVTVRGLGARWAGAELGSLSA